CGGAGCAGAGCCCTCTCTGGACACGgctggaggaaggagacggcACTGATAGGTCGGGCGAGTCGGTCAGCCAGAGAGAGGAGATGAAACATGCAGGCTGCGGCCAGACTCGGCCGTTGGGCCTGTGCAGTGACATGGGCCAGCACAAGATAGGGGAAAGAGTGGGCCTGCGCGCATGGCTGGGCTTCCAGGACGGAAGAAAGGGGAGAGGAGCAGGCAGGGTGCTGGACCGACAGGAGGgaaaggatttttttttcttttttcttttctatttttttttcaaaaccaaattcaattatgaaccaaatgcaaatccaaatgtagtttcaaatatacttttcaagatGAGAACTTTTGTGAGATTTCCAAAAATGAACTTTTGCAAACTCTtgaaaactcttttattttccaattctctttttttcttttatttccaagccattttaaattcattttcaaaagcaatttaaaccattttgaattttaatcagaaccactcaaccaaaataaatcaaatgcactgaCATGTATGCTCAACCATGTTGCTACACCCTATGATgagttttaatataatgaaaagtattctttttcctatatttcttgagcacaaaattcataaataaatcatttcaattctattttcaattgagcaaattttagggtgttacacaacctCACCACTAGCCATCCGCCCACCACTCAGGATAGTGGCATCCCCGCCGTCCTACCTACCAACACCAGAGTTTGGCCAATCTTATTCCCTTGGTCATCCCTCCAAAGTCCCAAACCCTTCACCTTAACATTGAAAATCATAGCCCTAACCTGCCGAAGATGGAGGAGACAGGGATTTTCATTTCTCGCCATCGTTAGAGAGGAGGGTGAACATGGAGAGAAAGAAAGTTTTAGTCGTGATTTTGTTTGGCAGATCTCCTAGAGAAACCTCTACGCTAAATTCAGAAGAAGCTTTGTCAAACAGTTCTTTTTTGCTATGAAGTAAATCATGTTTTTGAATGAACTAGGAGACTGGGAGTTGGGAACAATAACTTCTCTTGATTTATTTCCTGCACAAAATCACTTTCAGAGAATCACTTCACAAAGAAAATCACAAGCAGGAGGAGCTATACCGAAGATGTTGAGGCTTGTTGCAAATGTGATGTTTCAGCTCGTGCTAATTATTTTGAGTTTGAGTGCATAAAATTCGTTGTTGTCAAAACCTCATTCATATGTTCTAAACAATGTAGTGAATTTTTGCAAATGTTTTAAATCCTATATGATTAATTCTTATGGATTTGCATTATTTACCACATGTACATGCGAGACAGTGGACCTGGTGGTCTGCTGGAGGCTGAAAATGGAGGAGCCCTTGTACATACATATTGGGCTGTTCCGTCAAGACCGATGGCCCGTCCTCATTCATTAGAACGGCCTGATCAGCTGGTTTGGCCATTTTAAGGGCCCATGCGCGGGTCATCGCAGCCCAAACAAGTCAGTGCACTCCTTGCGAAATACAGAGAGTTCCGGTTCCATCATATTGTACATACACACCAGCAATCGGAATCACAGGACAGCTCTCAAAACTCATAAGAAAAAAGTAAATTAATACACAATACTGTAAACGTTGGCATAATATGAAACAACAAAGTTCAATAGTCGATCTTGCTTGTATAATTGGACATATGCAAAACCCTCAAATACATGTAAAAAAGCAGTTGACAACAACTTGTGACAATATATAACATGCTGCAACATGGTGAAATAAGCTTGTGCTTGGTGTGTTCCTCAGTCGGATCGTTCCCTATGAATCTCATCCAGTATCACAACGAGAGCTGCGATGAACACGAAGTCAACATGTGGGAACACGGTAACACCGAACGTGTCCTTTCCAAGCAGTACATTCGAGACAGTAAACTGACGGTTCATCTGCAGCGGCGCCAAATGAATGGCAAACACATCAGCTAAATATTTAGTCCAAGATATGATAACAAACAAATGCTCCCAGTTTCTGTACTCTGTACTCACCTGAGCAATCATGTTGTTGGAGTCGCCAAGATAGAAGGCGCACGACCTGTCGAAGTAGCTGCCCTTGATCTTGAAATCGCACACCTGCTGCGCGGTGTTGGAAGCCAGGAAGATATCCATCTCTGTCTTCAGTTGGATGATTGAAGATTTCTTCGCGGTGAAGAGCAAATCACTTGCGTTCGAGCTATCCCCTCTGAAGACCTCCCACCTGTTGTGCATGCTGAATACCTGGTAATAATGTGCCACTGTCAGTGTCAGGTGATGCTGAACTTCTTGCTATGTATGATCGATCTACTAGAGTATGTTGGCAGGGGGCTTGTTAATTTTGTTGCAATGGCAGGAGGATTTTTGGTCTGCAAGATGCATGGAAATTGGGTGTGTTGGTAACAGATTGAGGTCCAATAAATCCGTTAACAAGACCTGGTTTGATGTAGCACAGGTTAAGACAAACAGTTAAAATCGGCTGCTTTTATAATAATAAAGTTCAGAACGAAGATCTTTTGAACCTCCTCACAAGACCTTGTTCCATATTTTGAGTTGTTTGACTTTCATATTTGGGCCTTGCAAAGTTTCGATGTGATGTTAACATTTAAGATATTATATGCTCAGTCTGAGTTCTGAAGGATATAATAAGGTTGCGAAAGCATTCCAAAGGCTGAAGTCCAACTCATGAAATTTCTTTTAGCAACGTTGTGATTATGATAGAGATTGCGCAGGGAACTAATAAATCATTGCTATCATATGGTCAACCCCCCATATATTTAACTTGAGTCAGGTACCATCAATTTCCAACGACACAGACGCGCTCCAAGCAATGAAGTTGACTGCCAGATTATAGTAAAGCTTATTCTACTTTGGACGGTTCCCCATCATCCCAAATTTCGACGCCTCCTGCGAAAATAAAACCTCACAATAGAAATTTGATACTTCCATACTGATCGTTATATTTCTTTATCAGGATTTCTAGCGCAAGTCTTTCTTGCTCAACTCTGCAATTGATGATCCGGCTCCTATGTTTGATGTTTCCTCTCCAAATCAACCCCCAAGAACAGTTAATAACTTTGACCAAATGGGAAAAAAACAGAGAGTAGATCAATAATACTGATGTTTCTGGTTTTTGTAACACGGTTTCTTGGATCTTTCATTCACTGTAGGAGTCAACGACGGTCCTTGTGACCGCAGATCAAGCCACAAATCGAAactaaaagaaaaaaatgaatgaCCGATCGATCCGTGAAGCTTAATTACCTTCTCCTGCATGGAGAGGATGGGCTGGCCGGCGGCGTCGAGGAGGACGCGGCGGTGGCGGACGCTGAAGATGGCGCCCTTGACCCGCAGCACAACGGCGCCGTTGGCGTCGGTGACGGTGAAGTCGCCGTCGGAGAGGCTGATGGCCTTCTTGGTCACCGTCAGGGGCACCACGTACGGCGCGCAGAACTGCGGGGACACCACCGCCACAggggccggcgccgccgccgccgccgctcccggcGCAGGGCCTCCGTAGTAGGGCGCCGCCATCATATACCGCAGATCGATCGTCGCCGCCTTGTTCTTGGTTCTTGCTCGGTGGATTCGATCGGCGGCCGGCACGTGTTCTTGGTTCTTGCTGCTCTTTGAGCTTCCGCGTGCCGTTAATTGTTTGTGCCACTCGTCGATGGAGTTGGGAATGTTTATCTTGCCGACAAGAGGTGGTGGAGCTACCAAAGGAAGCGCGCGGGCCCCGGCTAATAACGTGTGGGCCCTGCCCAGGGAATTCAGCAACTGAACGGTGGGCTAGACGCGTACGCTGGCTAACTTGTGGGCTATAATTCCTAGGCCCGAGAGAATTTCATCTTTTTTTTATAAtggtcttgtttagattgcaagttttttcactctctctccatcacatcaaatctttggacac
Above is a genomic segment from Miscanthus floridulus cultivar M001 chromosome 3, ASM1932011v1, whole genome shotgun sequence containing:
- the LOC136545557 gene encoding protein LURP-one-related 10-like, translated to MMAAPYYGGPAPGAAAAAAPAPVAVVSPQFCAPYVVPLTVTKKAISLSDGDFTVTDANGAVVLRVKGAIFSVRHRRVLLDAAGQPILSMQEKVFSMHNRWEVFRGDSSNASDLLFTAKKSSIIQLKTEMDIFLASNTAQQVCDFKIKGSYFDRSCAFYLGDSNNMIAQMNRQFTVSNVLLGKDTFGVTVFPHVDFVFIAALVVILDEIHRERSD